A single genomic interval of Sceloporus undulatus isolate JIND9_A2432 ecotype Alabama chromosome 2, SceUnd_v1.1, whole genome shotgun sequence harbors:
- the DRD1 gene encoding D(1A) dopamine receptor, whose product MIWNNTTMDGKGLLVKRDSCFRILTGCFLSLLILSTLLGNTLVCAAVIRFRHLRSKVTNFFVISLAVSDLLVAVLVMPWKAVAEIAGFWPFGSFCNIWVAFDIMCSTASILNLCVISVDRYWAISSPFRYERKMTPRAAFIMISVAWTLSVLISFIPVQLNWHKAKTTSFLDFNASFQGVAMDNCDSSLNRMYAISSSLISFYIPVAIMIVTYTRIYRIAQKQIRRISALERAAVHAKNCQTPAGNGNSLDCHQPESSFKMSFKRETKVLKTLSVIMGVFVCCWLPFFILNCMVPFCEPTVPSRGTEPFCISSATFDIFVWFGWANSSLNPIIYAFNADFRKAFSTLLGCYRLCPASINAIETVSINNNGGIAFSSQLEPRGSSPKECNLVYLIPHSVICPEEDDLVKKEEAGGLPKTLEKTSPALSGILDFEADVSLEKINPITQNGQHKT is encoded by the coding sequence ATGATTTGGAACAACACCACTATGGACGGGAAAGGGTTGCTTGTGAAAAGGGATTCTTGCTTTCGAATCCTCACCGGCTGCTTCCTCTCCTTGCTGATTCTTTCCACCCTCCTAGGCAATACACTGGTTTGTGCAGCCGTCATCAGGTTTCGCCACCTGAGGTCCAAAGTGACCAACTTTTTTGTGATCTCTTTGGCAGTCTCAGACCTTTTGGTAGCAGTCTTGGTCATGCCCTGGAAAGCTGTTGCTGAGATAGCTGGATTCTGGCCTTTTGGATCATTCTGTAACATCTGGGTAGCTTTTGACATTATGTGTTCCACAGCCTCAATCTTGAATCTGTGTGTCATTAGCGTGGACAGGTATTGGGCCATCTCCAGTCCTTTCAGGTATGAGAGGAAAATGACCCCCAGAGCAGCCTTCATCATGATCAGTGTGGCATGGACCTTGTCTGTCTTGATTTCTTTCATCCCAGTCCAACTGAACTGGCACAAGGCTAAAACCACAAGCTTTCTAGACTTCAATGCCAGCTTCCAAGGTGTAGCTATGGACAACTGTGATTCCAGTTTAAACAGGATGTATGCCATCTCTTCCTCTCTCATTAGCTTTTACATCCCAGTGGCCATCATGATAGTTACCTACACAAGGATATACAGGATTGCTCAAAAACAGATAAGACGGATTTCAGCCTTGGAACGGGCAGCCGTGCATGCCAAGAACTGCCAAACTCCTGCTGGCAATGGAAACAGTCTGGATTGCCATCAGCCAGAGAGTTCCTTCAAAATGTCCTTCAAGAGAGAAACAAAAGTCTTAAAGACTTTGTCAGTGATCATGGGGGTGTTTGTTTGCTGCTGGTTACCCTTTTTCATACTGAACTGCATGGTGCCCTTCTGTGAACCCACTGTACCATCCAGGGGAACAGAACCATTTTGTATTAGTTCTGCCACTTTTgacatttttgtttggtttggatgGGCCAATTCTTCACTCAACCCCATCATCTATGCCTTCAATGCCGATTTCCGCAAGGCATTTTCCACCCTCTTGGGATGCTACAGACTCTGCCCTGCTTCTATTAATGCTATAGAGACGGTTAGCATCAACAACAATGGGGGCATAGCTTTTTCCAGTCAGCTTGAGCCCAGAGGGTCCAGCCCCAAAGAGTGTAATCTGGTCTATCTCATCCCCCATTCCGTTATATGCCCAGAAGAGGATGACCTTGTGAAaaaagaagaggcaggaggaTTGCCTAAAACATTGGAGAAAACATCTCCAGCCCTATCAGGGATCTTGGATTTTGAAGCTGATGTGTCTTTGGAAAAGATCAACCCCATCACGCAAAATGGCCAGCATAAAACCTGA